The Roseiconus lacunae genome has a segment encoding these proteins:
- a CDS encoding SEL1-like repeat protein, with protein sequence MRNRPTFLMIAMAMVIGDPSREISGANIPPINQADTELMAADSAIANEAISEAHLPFPQSEDEEREKIDAASVSEVDEIIGNYLESINQTNGNFAGPVSQKLVTRYIRASAEQGHAWAQVIIGYLYVKGQGFSQDDAKAVRWFLLAAEQGEPAAQNWLGFMYLNGFGVNPDSVAAAMLFQKAADQGLADAQYNLGRAYRRGEGVSRDDRLAVDYLRRAAATEHPWAQFELGWMCSRQRGGAGDDVDAVHWYRLSAASGFASAQYNLGFMYEHGRGVERNRDQALVFYRKAAEQNHARAQRALGLMYRDGDGVPQSDTMAVEWFRKSAEQGYSLAQGSLGKMYLDGRGVPQSDKDAARWFRAGAFQGNTWSQSNLAWMYLVGRGVPKDIDAGIALLKQAASKGSVWAQRELGQLFFWGKVVKQNDVESLKWFHKAADQGDPASLYMMGLMHAEGRGVKGDDDKAIEWYRLAADKNFPAAQNNLGTMYATGRGVPKDESTAVHWYQEAAEQEFTLGQTNLGLMYLYGKGVDIDESLAVELLKKAADADQSQALLALEQHAQEQALKQNRQRSMIALAASVAALLLLICRLVLRSNSNLELAGWRSPRFRCHSRS encoded by the coding sequence ATGCGCAACCGACCGACCTTTCTGATGATCGCGATGGCGATGGTCATCGGCGATCCTTCACGCGAAATAAGCGGCGCTAATATCCCGCCCATCAATCAAGCTGATACGGAATTGATGGCCGCGGATTCGGCAATCGCGAATGAAGCGATCTCCGAAGCTCATCTGCCGTTCCCGCAATCCGAAGACGAAGAGCGTGAAAAAATCGATGCGGCAAGCGTTTCGGAAGTCGACGAGATCATTGGTAACTATTTAGAAAGCATCAATCAGACAAACGGTAACTTTGCCGGTCCAGTTAGCCAAAAACTTGTGACGCGGTATATCCGCGCTTCCGCCGAACAAGGACATGCATGGGCACAGGTCATCATTGGCTATTTGTACGTCAAAGGTCAAGGATTCTCGCAGGATGACGCAAAGGCAGTGAGATGGTTCCTACTTGCGGCCGAGCAAGGTGAACCGGCGGCTCAAAACTGGCTAGGCTTCATGTATTTGAACGGATTTGGCGTCAATCCAGATAGTGTTGCGGCAGCGATGCTGTTTCAGAAGGCGGCCGATCAGGGGCTTGCTGACGCGCAGTACAATCTTGGGCGAGCCTACCGTCGTGGCGAGGGAGTCAGTCGTGACGACAGGCTTGCGGTTGACTACCTTCGGCGCGCCGCTGCGACTGAACATCCATGGGCGCAATTTGAGCTTGGTTGGATGTGCTCTCGGCAACGTGGTGGTGCAGGAGACGACGTTGATGCAGTCCACTGGTATCGGCTTTCCGCTGCCAGCGGGTTTGCGTCAGCTCAATACAATCTCGGATTCATGTATGAGCATGGGCGTGGCGTTGAAAGAAACCGCGATCAAGCGTTAGTGTTCTATCGAAAGGCAGCTGAACAGAATCATGCCCGAGCGCAGCGGGCGTTGGGGCTGATGTACCGTGACGGCGATGGGGTACCGCAAAGCGACACCATGGCCGTCGAATGGTTTCGCAAGTCGGCCGAACAGGGGTATTCGCTTGCCCAAGGTTCTTTGGGCAAAATGTATCTCGATGGTCGGGGTGTGCCCCAAAGCGACAAAGACGCGGCGAGATGGTTCCGCGCGGGCGCCTTCCAAGGAAATACGTGGTCTCAAAGTAACCTCGCCTGGATGTACCTAGTCGGACGTGGTGTTCCCAAGGACATTGATGCCGGTATCGCATTGCTAAAGCAAGCAGCATCGAAAGGGAGTGTTTGGGCTCAACGAGAATTAGGGCAGCTGTTCTTCTGGGGCAAAGTGGTGAAGCAAAACGACGTCGAGTCGTTGAAGTGGTTTCACAAGGCTGCCGACCAAGGCGATCCCGCAAGCTTATACATGATGGGATTGATGCATGCCGAGGGCCGTGGAGTTAAAGGCGATGATGACAAGGCTATTGAGTGGTATCGTCTAGCCGCAGACAAAAATTTCCCTGCGGCTCAAAACAATCTAGGAACGATGTACGCCACCGGACGAGGAGTCCCGAAAGATGAATCGACCGCCGTTCATTGGTACCAAGAAGCCGCGGAGCAGGAGTTCACGCTTGGCCAAACGAATCTCGGATTGATGTATCTTTACGGAAAAGGTGTTGATATCGATGAGTCTCTTGCCGTCGAACTCCTGAAAAAGGCAGCGGATGCCGACCAGTCGCAAGCTTTGCTGGCTTTGGAGCAACATGCCCAAGAGCAAGCATTGAAGCAAAATCGGCAACGTTCGATGATAGCGTTAGCAGCGTCGGTAGCCGCGTTGCTGTTATTGATCTGTCGTCTAGTGCTTCGTTCCAACTCGAATTTAGAATTAGCCGGATGGCGTTCGCCACGGTTTCGTTGCCATAGCCGGAGCTAA
- a CDS encoding cytochrome c3 family protein, translating into MWFACLGINLLIGVFYSVALIAPASSVKSAWLPGKTTHGHYQIELDCNACHDPSKSEDSMNASDVMQDACIRCHGDQLKDVDTHPAKKFNDPTNAELLATLDAQNCLSCHAEHVPHQTLSMGLTMPADYCWHCHKEISDSRPSHRGMAFDSCATAGCHNYHDNSALYEKFLDDHFGQPDHLSLATVPERDTTSGLSGSEISNTLWPMPASKINDADHPKSMQVDTTLLRDWAETSHAAAGVQCSHCHLPDSNGQESVTWSDHVPMETCGQCHERQVDTFIEGKHGMRLAVGLSPMTPARARLPMNHDAAHRELNCNACHNDHRFDTQFAATDACLQCHADDHSLAHVNSPHGELWRDEVLQKRVSGTGVSCATCHMPRLTDDGGVWVNHDQSANLRPNEKMAREVCLNCHGLEYALSALADEDLVRNGFDAEPSKRIESVQMARKWFLDRSTKRRKKP; encoded by the coding sequence ATGTGGTTCGCGTGTCTAGGAATCAACCTTCTGATCGGAGTCTTTTACTCGGTGGCATTGATCGCACCAGCTTCATCAGTCAAGTCTGCTTGGCTTCCGGGGAAAACGACGCACGGTCACTATCAGATTGAACTCGATTGCAACGCCTGTCACGATCCATCGAAATCCGAAGACTCGATGAACGCATCCGACGTCATGCAGGATGCATGCATTCGATGTCATGGCGACCAATTGAAGGACGTTGATACACACCCGGCAAAGAAATTCAATGACCCGACCAACGCCGAACTGTTGGCAACGTTGGACGCACAAAATTGCCTGAGTTGCCACGCCGAGCACGTCCCTCACCAAACGTTGTCGATGGGACTGACAATGCCAGCGGATTACTGTTGGCACTGTCACAAAGAGATCAGTGACAGCCGTCCCAGCCATCGAGGGATGGCCTTCGATAGCTGTGCCACTGCGGGGTGCCACAACTATCACGACAACAGTGCACTGTACGAAAAATTTCTGGATGATCATTTTGGTCAGCCGGACCATCTCAGCTTAGCAACGGTTCCGGAGCGAGATACGACATCTGGATTATCAGGTTCGGAGATTTCGAACACGCTATGGCCGATGCCAGCGTCGAAAATCAATGACGCAGACCATCCGAAGTCAATGCAAGTCGACACAACGCTGCTTCGTGATTGGGCGGAGACGTCGCATGCTGCTGCGGGCGTTCAATGTAGCCATTGCCATTTACCTGATTCCAATGGTCAGGAATCCGTAACTTGGTCGGATCATGTTCCTATGGAGACATGCGGGCAATGCCATGAAAGGCAGGTAGATACATTCATTGAAGGGAAACACGGCATGCGTCTAGCCGTAGGCTTGTCTCCTATGACACCTGCTCGAGCTCGGCTTCCGATGAACCACGACGCCGCTCATCGCGAACTTAATTGCAATGCTTGCCACAACGATCATCGCTTCGATACTCAGTTTGCAGCTACAGACGCATGTTTGCAGTGCCACGCGGATGATCATTCCCTCGCCCATGTAAATTCCCCACACGGTGAACTCTGGCGCGACGAAGTCTTGCAGAAACGCGTTTCCGGGACTGGCGTCTCGTGTGCAACCTGTCATATGCCCCGACTCACGGACGACGGAGGCGTTTGGGTTAATCATGATCAGAGTGCTAATTTGCGTCCGAATGAAAAAATGGCTCGCGAGGTTTGCTTGAACTGCCACGGCTTGGAATATGCACTTAGCGCGTTGGCCGACGAAGATCTCGTTCGAAATGGGTTCGACGCGGAACCTAGCAAGCGAATCGAAAGTGTGCAGATGGCGCGCAAATGGTTCCTAGATCGCTCAACAAAGCGTCGCAAAAAACCATAG
- a CDS encoding glycosyltransferase family 2 protein, with product MNHPSPATASQSNVSSSESNSADIAPVIQRISDTLGDVDQRLDQIDRSDYAFDVSLIIPVFNERQTLPDVLARIDEVMPESTETIIVDDASTDGTSVWLASLPERPNRKIVRRVRNHGKGSAVRLGIRHSRGRVVAIQDADSEYDPKDLLTVIEPVLRGDAEVVYGSRYLEDIEDPSLLHRLGNWALTVTSNCMTGQSLTDMETCHKAFRGDLVRSIAIRECRFGFEPEITSKVAARGVQISEVPTGYNYRSYDEGKKITWRDGLAAFACMWRYRNPGWCGRAIGCFTGRSQSRDSDTPPSTLNQ from the coding sequence ATGAACCACCCCAGCCCTGCGACGGCGAGCCAATCTAACGTGTCCTCTTCTGAATCGAATTCCGCCGACATCGCACCCGTCATCCAGCGAATTTCGGACACGCTCGGTGACGTCGATCAACGCCTGGATCAAATCGATCGATCTGACTATGCCTTTGACGTCAGCTTGATTATCCCGGTGTTCAACGAGCGACAGACTTTGCCGGATGTGTTGGCGCGAATCGACGAGGTCATGCCAGAGTCGACCGAAACCATTATCGTCGACGATGCAAGCACTGACGGAACGTCCGTCTGGCTGGCTTCCTTGCCCGAGCGCCCGAATCGCAAAATCGTCCGCCGTGTCCGCAACCATGGAAAAGGCTCTGCCGTCCGACTCGGAATCCGGCATAGTCGAGGTCGTGTCGTTGCCATTCAAGACGCAGACAGCGAATACGATCCCAAGGACTTGCTGACTGTGATCGAACCAGTACTGCGCGGAGATGCCGAAGTCGTCTACGGCTCGCGGTATCTCGAAGACATCGAAGACCCGTCGCTCTTGCATCGGCTCGGCAATTGGGCGCTGACGGTAACAAGCAACTGCATGACCGGTCAGTCGCTGACCGACATGGAGACTTGCCATAAAGCGTTCCGTGGCGACTTGGTCCGATCCATTGCGATCCGTGAATGTCGCTTCGGATTTGAACCCGAAATCACGAGCAAGGTCGCCGCCAGGGGCGTACAGATTTCGGAAGTCCCCACGGGGTATAACTATCGTAGCTACGACGAGGGAAAAAAGATCACATGGCGAGACGGCTTAGCCGCCTTCGCATGCATGTGGCGTTATCGAAACCCTGGCTGGTGTGGCCGGGCGATCGGATGCTTCACCGGTCGTTCCCAATCACGCGATTCGGACACGCCTCCGTCCACATTGAATCAATAA
- a CDS encoding DUF421 domain-containing protein produces MPESIDTWFNTWSRIESVAISAVFFYVLVIVVVRISGKRLTSQMNNFDWIVTIAIGSLVGSGILLKDVSVADSTAAILILAALQWITTFAVRRSNAFRKVIKPRPTLLTHKGEFIEENLSKERISEAEIRAKLRQQGFTSVEDANWVILETDGSLTVIPREAVSLNEADLMSDVAAPARLGRGQE; encoded by the coding sequence ATGCCTGAATCGATTGATACTTGGTTCAATACTTGGTCGCGAATTGAAAGTGTCGCGATCAGTGCAGTGTTCTTCTACGTTTTGGTGATCGTCGTAGTGCGGATTTCAGGGAAACGCCTGACGAGCCAAATGAACAACTTCGATTGGATCGTGACCATAGCAATCGGTAGCTTGGTGGGATCAGGTATCTTACTGAAAGACGTATCCGTTGCGGATTCAACAGCCGCAATCCTCATTCTCGCCGCGTTACAGTGGATAACAACGTTCGCTGTCCGTAGAAGCAATGCGTTTCGAAAAGTGATCAAACCGAGGCCAACGCTACTGACCCACAAAGGGGAATTCATCGAAGAGAATTTGTCCAAAGAGCGTATTTCAGAAGCAGAAATTCGAGCGAAGCTAAGACAGCAAGGATTCACGTCGGTTGAGGATGCCAATTGGGTGATCCTCGAGACTGACGGAAGTCTAACCGTAATTCCTAGAGAAGCGGTTTCGCTAAATGAAGCAGATCTCATGTCGGACGTCGCCGCTCCTGCTCGGCTGGGCCGTGGCCAGGAATAG
- a CDS encoding FAD-dependent oxidoreductase, giving the protein MIVGGGMSGFGLCDRLVRAGTHQDYDITLIGEEPTPAYDRVNLSRYFKGSSTEDLLLAPRSWYASNEIKLRTGARVVRIDRYAKQVHESSGEVHSYDQLVIATGSHPFIPPIDGHDSDGVFVYRTIDDLRAIKSYCQSKNAERGAVIGGGLLGLEAAKMMLDLGISVSVIEMAPGLMPRQLDANAAKLLERKIAAMGVEVHLVRRTESIQRENDRLRLCFANADDMTVDVLIVAAGVRPNDQLAEEAGLKIGPRRGIEIDDSLQTSDPNIFAIGECASFNEHVFGLVAPCYRMSDVLASRFAGHDLRFAGADESAELKLMGIQVATLGKTIGESAGGSIISHEDSEGRRELLIERGRIVGASCVGPWTELPQIRQAITRQARLWPWQRSRFEKSGTPWNTGGALPVIHWPPDSIVCSCLSVTKETISDLVAKGHQTAESIANSCGASTACGSCRSLVCELAGTSGQQATVPWARTMLATSALASVVVLAWLFVGPIPTATSVQEPRYAFDSVMRSDLGRQISGFGLLGTTLVGLTFSLRKRLSRFTWGSYGFWRAMHGLLGTAVLLGMVAHTGLRLGSNLNFLLGTFFLSTIMVGGIAGVISSIESRLTGTLAMTSRIWRQRLTRVHLWITWPLPILISLHVLSFYWFRD; this is encoded by the coding sequence GTGATCGTCGGCGGGGGAATGTCAGGATTTGGATTGTGTGATCGATTAGTTCGTGCTGGGACACATCAGGACTATGACATCACGTTGATAGGTGAAGAGCCAACGCCCGCGTACGATCGGGTCAACCTAAGCCGGTACTTCAAAGGCTCGTCCACCGAGGATCTGTTGTTAGCACCACGATCGTGGTACGCGTCAAATGAAATCAAGCTTCGCACGGGGGCGAGGGTTGTTCGAATTGACCGATACGCCAAGCAAGTTCATGAGTCTTCAGGCGAAGTCCACTCTTATGATCAACTCGTGATCGCGACGGGGTCTCATCCGTTCATTCCCCCGATCGATGGTCATGACAGCGACGGCGTTTTCGTCTACCGCACGATCGATGATTTAAGGGCGATTAAATCTTATTGCCAGTCTAAGAATGCCGAACGAGGAGCAGTAATCGGAGGTGGACTGCTGGGCTTGGAAGCCGCAAAAATGATGCTGGATTTAGGAATCAGTGTCAGCGTTATCGAGATGGCTCCGGGATTGATGCCACGACAGCTAGATGCGAACGCGGCAAAGTTGCTGGAGCGGAAAATCGCGGCGATGGGGGTTGAGGTTCATTTGGTTCGTCGGACTGAATCGATCCAGCGGGAAAACGATCGATTACGACTATGCTTTGCCAACGCGGATGACATGACGGTCGACGTACTGATTGTTGCCGCGGGGGTACGCCCGAACGATCAACTCGCCGAAGAAGCCGGTTTGAAGATCGGTCCTCGGCGCGGCATTGAAATAGATGATTCATTGCAAACGAGCGATCCAAACATTTTCGCGATCGGGGAATGTGCCTCTTTTAACGAACATGTCTTTGGTTTGGTCGCGCCGTGCTATCGCATGTCGGATGTTTTGGCCAGCCGGTTCGCGGGGCATGATTTACGGTTCGCTGGTGCCGATGAATCAGCCGAACTCAAGTTGATGGGGATCCAAGTCGCGACATTGGGAAAGACGATAGGTGAGTCCGCCGGAGGATCAATCATTTCGCATGAAGATAGCGAGGGGCGTCGAGAATTGTTGATCGAACGAGGGCGCATCGTTGGCGCCTCATGTGTCGGTCCTTGGACGGAACTACCGCAGATCCGCCAAGCGATTACGAGACAGGCAAGATTATGGCCGTGGCAGCGATCCCGTTTCGAAAAAAGCGGGACTCCGTGGAATACTGGAGGTGCTTTACCGGTCATCCACTGGCCACCAGATTCGATCGTCTGCTCGTGTCTTTCTGTCACCAAAGAAACCATTAGCGATTTGGTCGCAAAAGGGCATCAGACGGCCGAGTCCATCGCAAATTCTTGTGGCGCTTCGACTGCTTGTGGAAGCTGCCGCTCCCTGGTCTGCGAACTTGCCGGAACATCAGGCCAGCAAGCCACGGTGCCCTGGGCGAGGACCATGCTCGCGACGAGTGCGCTCGCCAGCGTGGTCGTTTTAGCATGGCTGTTTGTCGGTCCGATCCCGACGGCAACGTCTGTCCAAGAGCCACGATATGCATTTGATTCGGTGATGAGGAGCGACCTCGGGCGACAAATAAGCGGGTTTGGATTGCTAGGTACGACACTGGTGGGTCTGACTTTCTCTTTACGAAAACGCCTCAGTCGTTTCACCTGGGGCAGCTATGGTTTCTGGCGAGCGATGCATGGGTTGCTGGGAACAGCGGTCCTCCTAGGGATGGTTGCACATACAGGATTAAGACTGGGATCCAATCTCAATTTTCTTTTGGGAACATTCTTTCTTTCGACCATCATGGTTGGCGGGATAGCAGGTGTCATCAGCAGCATCGAATCGCGATTGACCGGAACGCTCGCGATGACCTCCCGGATATGGCGACAGCGGCTAACAAGAGTGCATCTTTGGATCACTTGGCCACTACCGATCTTGATAAGTCTGCACGTGTTAAGTTTCTATTGGTTCAGGGACTGA
- a CDS encoding glycosyltransferase encodes MIGRHFWPLGAFDAAGHLMQLATMLSAAGFQVDVVTPRQANVWSERFQFREFNVHRPIRMFRTGWSSRGDRSISKYIKSLKEWICENRCSPDLIYCDQAREESIAVVEAAKQLGIPSVVRIAGNGSASDLFETKGRRNVKRCLQAAVRADAVVVNSGSVQRQLIIDGFDGAPTCRIPIGVVRGAEASSNLKSDLRGAMAKINGDLHVFDTGVVVLSVERMSDQSGLMTLVESARVLSERLPNLCYWFIGDGPKRDSIYSYLKGEGLRQMMAMPGSFGLLSDVFQAADLMVHAGDDGFQNQVPLAITHRLPLVIANGETAREFFAVSQQEVQEQIASGQFETGIYWFDPARPRTLRIAIETITQDLDRAEAKATELRRTMQTVRDASASLEQYARLFRRLIDAKRNDVNDLP; translated from the coding sequence ATGATCGGGCGGCATTTTTGGCCGCTCGGTGCGTTCGATGCTGCCGGACATTTGATGCAGCTTGCGACGATGCTTTCCGCGGCCGGGTTTCAAGTCGACGTCGTGACACCTCGCCAAGCAAATGTCTGGTCAGAGCGGTTTCAGTTTCGCGAGTTTAATGTTCATCGCCCAATTCGAATGTTTCGCACCGGATGGTCCTCGCGCGGTGACCGATCGATCAGCAAATACATCAAGTCGCTGAAAGAATGGATCTGCGAAAACCGCTGTTCTCCCGATCTGATCTATTGCGACCAAGCGAGGGAAGAGTCGATCGCAGTCGTCGAAGCTGCGAAACAACTCGGCATTCCGTCGGTCGTTCGAATCGCTGGCAACGGATCGGCGAGCGATCTATTCGAAACCAAAGGCCGACGCAATGTGAAGCGTTGTTTGCAGGCCGCGGTACGAGCCGACGCGGTCGTGGTCAACTCAGGATCGGTCCAACGCCAATTGATTATCGACGGCTTTGACGGCGCGCCGACGTGTCGGATCCCGATCGGGGTAGTACGAGGCGCCGAAGCGTCGAGCAACCTTAAGTCAGACTTGCGGGGTGCGATGGCAAAAATCAATGGCGACCTGCATGTGTTCGACACTGGTGTGGTTGTATTGTCCGTCGAACGGATGTCGGACCAATCTGGACTGATGACGTTGGTCGAATCGGCAAGAGTACTGAGTGAACGATTGCCGAACTTATGCTATTGGTTCATCGGGGATGGGCCTAAACGTGATTCGATCTATTCGTATCTTAAAGGCGAAGGCTTGAGGCAGATGATGGCGATGCCGGGCTCGTTCGGACTTTTGTCGGACGTTTTTCAAGCGGCTGATCTGATGGTGCACGCCGGCGATGATGGTTTCCAAAACCAGGTGCCCCTGGCAATCACGCACCGGCTACCACTGGTCATCGCGAACGGCGAAACGGCTCGAGAGTTCTTTGCCGTTTCACAACAGGAAGTTCAAGAGCAAATCGCGAGCGGACAATTTGAGACGGGGATCTACTGGTTCGATCCGGCTCGACCGAGAACGCTCCGGATCGCGATCGAGACGATAACCCAGGATTTGGACCGAGCAGAAGCGAAGGCAACTGAACTGCGCAGGACGATGCAGACGGTCCGTGATGCGAGTGCTTCGCTGGAGCAGTACGCGCGTTTGTTTCGACGATTGATCGATGCCAAACGCAACGATGTGAACGACCTACCATGA
- a CDS encoding glycosyltransferase, with translation MKIKLALIIPTMDRGGAEKQLCLLASNLPSDHFDVHVFLLTRDGPLRESLRRAGIATTLIGKRFKADPSALFRLRDALKEFAPDIVHTWIFAANAFGRTAALMAGVPVVIGSERCVDPWKSWWHFQIDRALSKRSTAITTNSSAIEAFYVSHGIDANKFRVIANGVLPIHPSSIDRTTAFKRLGVPSNRKLILAVGRLWEQKRYRDLIWAGELVGATRQDTTLIVIGDGPQHDELLRFRDAVTTPRHVAFVGERDDVSDLLPHADLFWNGSEYEGQSNAIIEAMQASVPVIASNIPGNRDLVIDGVTGRLAPLGDRAEFARHSIELLDNPAMANELADSARNRITTEFSVEKMVGKHAALYRELIDRS, from the coding sequence ATGAAAATCAAACTGGCACTGATCATCCCGACGATGGATCGCGGGGGCGCCGAAAAGCAGTTGTGTCTGCTGGCGTCGAACCTACCAAGCGATCATTTCGATGTCCATGTCTTTCTACTTACGCGCGACGGTCCGCTCCGCGAATCGCTGCGACGAGCGGGCATCGCCACGACGTTGATCGGCAAGCGATTCAAAGCCGATCCTTCGGCACTCTTTCGCCTTCGCGATGCCTTAAAAGAATTTGCACCGGACATTGTCCACACCTGGATATTTGCGGCCAACGCGTTCGGTCGGACCGCAGCGTTGATGGCCGGCGTTCCGGTGGTGATCGGAAGTGAACGCTGCGTCGATCCCTGGAAATCATGGTGGCATTTCCAAATAGATCGTGCCCTCTCGAAACGCTCGACGGCGATCACGACGAATAGTTCTGCCATCGAAGCATTTTATGTTTCCCACGGTATCGATGCCAACAAATTTCGCGTGATCGCAAATGGAGTCTTACCGATCCACCCTTCGTCGATCGATCGCACCACGGCGTTTAAACGATTGGGTGTCCCGTCCAACCGAAAACTAATTCTGGCTGTGGGAAGACTCTGGGAACAAAAGCGATACCGAGATTTGATCTGGGCGGGCGAACTCGTCGGGGCGACGCGTCAGGACACGACGCTGATCGTCATCGGTGATGGCCCGCAGCATGATGAGCTCTTGCGATTTCGCGATGCGGTTACCACACCGCGTCATGTTGCGTTCGTCGGTGAAAGAGATGATGTATCGGACCTGTTGCCACATGCGGACTTATTTTGGAACGGCAGCGAGTACGAAGGACAGAGCAATGCGATCATCGAAGCGATGCAGGCTTCGGTGCCGGTGATCGCATCAAACATTCCGGGCAACCGAGACCTTGTCATCGACGGTGTCACGGGGCGGCTGGCACCACTCGGTGATCGCGCCGAATTTGCACGACATAGCATCGAACTATTGGACAATCCCGCGATGGCGAACGAACTTGCAGATTCGGCGCGAAACCGAATCACGACAGAGTTTTCGGTCGAGAAAATGGTCGGCAAGCATGCGGCGCTGTATCGAGAGTTGATCGATCGCAGCTAG
- the hpt gene encoding hypoxanthine phosphoribosyltransferase — protein sequence MRILLDEEQLQAGVERLATEIDRFYGSDRPVTVIAVMTGSLVLFADLIRRLSMPQRVGVIQASSYRGGTESGQLDVSSDMMIDVADREVLLVDDIFDTGKTLDRLTGLIKEKGAKSVKTAVLLHKHRQHEVSLRPDFVAFEIPDEFVVGYGLDYLDMYRNLPYLAVLEPAEIEATEHKSKQ from the coding sequence ATGCGAATCTTGCTGGATGAAGAACAATTACAGGCCGGCGTGGAGCGACTGGCTACGGAAATTGACCGTTTCTATGGCAGCGATCGCCCAGTGACCGTGATCGCTGTGATGACTGGCAGTTTGGTGCTATTTGCCGATTTGATTCGCCGATTGTCGATGCCACAGCGAGTCGGCGTGATCCAGGCATCGAGCTATCGTGGGGGGACCGAGTCGGGCCAACTAGACGTGTCAAGCGACATGATGATCGACGTCGCCGACCGCGAAGTCCTACTGGTCGATGATATCTTCGACACGGGGAAGACACTCGATCGCCTGACCGGGCTAATCAAAGAGAAGGGGGCCAAATCGGTGAAGACGGCCGTGCTGCTGCACAAACATCGACAGCACGAAGTTTCGCTGCGTCCCGACTTTGTTGCCTTCGAAATTCCCGACGAATTCGTCGTCGGATATGGTCTGGATTATTTGGACATGTACCGAAACTTGCCTTACTTGGCGGTTTTAGAACCAGCCGAAATCGAAGCTACGGAACATAAATCGAAGCAGTGA